The DNA window ACTTTCCTCTTTGTTGCGGATTCGCGGGTACTGGAAGCCAAACTGTATGAACATATTCAACGTGTAACCGGCGACGTGGATGTAATATTCCTGGGAATGGAGTGTGATGGTGCTCCGCTGACATGGCTGTATGGCCCGCTGCTGACGGAGGAACTGTCGCGCGACAAAGATCAGTCAAGAAGGCTGGCCGGTTGTAATGCAGAAAAAGGTTTACACCTGGTCGATATTTTCCACCCGAAAGAAGTCTACGTATATGCGATGGGGATGGAACCATGGCTGGAGTTTATCAGCACTATCAGGTATACGGAAGAGTCCAGGCCTATCGTACAATCCAACCTGCTCGTGGCGGAATGTATCAACCGGGGTATCACTGCGGAAAGGCTTTTTGGTGAAAAAGAAATCCTGTATCAATATGAAGAAAAACTGGTATAGCACTTTGGGGGAAACCAATACGTCCCTATGCGTATAATAACTCAAATCATAGCAATGGAAAAATCAAAAGCAATACTGAATAAATTATCGGAGCAGGCGGTATCCTTCCGTACGGAGAGTATCAGCCAGGTGCTGATTCTGTTTGAAGACAGAGTAAATTACCTGGGAGACTGCTGCCTCTTTGTGGATAAGCTGCCGTATCTGCGGACATTCTTTAACAAAGCGAATCTGACTGCCGTTTCTTTCAACCTGAAAAATGTCCGTTTCTTCAAGGCGTTTCTTGCAAATAATCCGCATTTGGATGAGATATCCTCTGCAAACTGGCTGGAACTGGATTACAGCCGGTTTGATGTAGTCGTTGTTGCTACCTATCGTGAAGAGGCGGTGCTGGCGATGTTCCAAAGGCGGTATGAAGAGCAGATCCTCAGCGGCAGGTTTAATCTTGTGGTGCTCTCTTTATCGGAGTTGCTGCTGCCGCCAGGGCCTAAAGCACGGTTTATTTTTCCTGTGCTGCAATCACTGGAGATGTATTTAAAAGTCCATAGATCAGGGCAGCTGTATATCAGCGATGCAGAAAGGAAATGGGCGGATGCATGGCTGGAAGCAAGGGGCATGAAAGAAAATGATAGCTTGTTTATCATGCTGGACTCAACTTCCAATAGAGAGAAATTGATCAGGATTGATGTATACTTTGATGTGCTGGCATCATTGCTGAACAATAGCGATGCAAAGGTGCTGGTTTTTGATGAGAGAAGCATCGGTAAGGAAGAATTCTACAGGGAATGGCTTGGCGCTGAAAATATGAACAGGATCATTTTCTCTAAAAGTATGGGTCTTCGTGAAGATCTCTGCCTGATCGGATCTGGTTATACCAGGCTGGTATTTGGGCCATGTACCGGGTTGATGCACTGCGCTTCCAGTATCTATAACAATTATGTCAATAATGGTTTGCCTTTGGAGGATGTACCGTTGATGGTTACATATACCGGACAATACGGAGACCCCAGGGAAACCGCTGCCAAATGGTGGGGCGGGTCTCCGCTTGTGAATTGCCTGTTGCTGAAAAAGAAAGGGGACCGCAAAGAGATCGTCCAGTTGAAAAACCTGTCGGAAGAAGAAAAAGAGTTAAACGACCAATTGCCGTGCATAGAGTATACCGCTGATGTACTGGCTGATTTTTTGAATCAGCGGATTACAGAAACCGGTTTAATAAGGTCGTAATGATGATGGAGAAGGAAGGCTGAATTTTTAAAGCAACCATATGAAGCATATAAATATCAGGACACTACTGCC is part of the Chitinophaga flava genome and encodes:
- a CDS encoding glycosyltransferase family 9 protein produces the protein MEKSKAILNKLSEQAVSFRTESISQVLILFEDRVNYLGDCCLFVDKLPYLRTFFNKANLTAVSFNLKNVRFFKAFLANNPHLDEISSANWLELDYSRFDVVVVATYREEAVLAMFQRRYEEQILSGRFNLVVLSLSELLLPPGPKARFIFPVLQSLEMYLKVHRSGQLYISDAERKWADAWLEARGMKENDSLFIMLDSTSNREKLIRIDVYFDVLASLLNNSDAKVLVFDERSIGKEEFYREWLGAENMNRIIFSKSMGLREDLCLIGSGYTRLVFGPCTGLMHCASSIYNNYVNNGLPLEDVPLMVTYTGQYGDPRETAAKWWGGSPLVNCLLLKKKGDRKEIVQLKNLSEEEKELNDQLPCIEYTADVLADFLNQRITETGLIRS